The Candidatus Poribacteria bacterium genome segment TCTTTGATGCTCTCGGCTTTCGGTTCTACTGCATCCTGACGATTATTTTCGTGATTGTCAATGCAATCAGCGGCAGAGATTACGGCGCGATGCACAAAGCAGAAAGGCGTGCCCGGGAGACAGGAGACATCGCCGCCCCCGATGCGAAAGCACTTGGACACACGACATCTTTCACGAGTCTACCAAATGCTGCCACACAACCCTTTTCAGCAGTTTTGCCGCTCTTAACGCTTTTCGGATTGCTCTTGGCGGGTTTTTGGATCGATGGTGAGGGAACAGGCTTTATTTTTTCACTAACTGCGTGGCGAGACGCGCTTTCAAAGGCAGACAACGTCAAGATTCTGGCGGGTGCGGCAGGGAGTGCATTTATTGTCTCAATTGTTTGTGCACGCTGGCTCTCAAAACTACGATTCTCGGATATCGTCCCGGTTGTTTGGAGCGGTGTGAAAGGGAGCCTAACGCCGTTGAGTATTCTGCTATTGGCGTGGGGGTTAAAAGCGAGTTGCGATAGACTGATGACGGGTCAATTCCTCGCAACCATGCTCAGTGATATTGTGTCGCCACTTTGGTTTCCGATCTTCGTCTTTGTGTGCGCATCGGTTACCTCTTTTGCGACTGGGACAAGTTGGGGCACGATGGCGATCCTGATTCCCACCGCGATCCCAGTGGCGTTTTCGCTTGATAATGGAACTTACGGGCTCACAACAATCATCTGTCTCGGTGCAGTGTTAGACGGTGCCATCTTCGGGGACCATTGCTCACCACTTTCAGATACAACAATTCTCAGTTCCATCGCCAGTAGTTGTGACCCGCTTCACCACGTGAGGACACAATTGCCATATAGTCTCACTGTGGCAATCATCGCTTTAGTCTGTGGCTATCTTCCTGCCGCGCTCGGTATCTCCTCAGCAATTGGAATTGGTAGTGGTACAGGTCTGATTATCTTACTGTTTTATGGTATTGCAGGTTTCCGAAAACTTCAGGAATCGAGAAGCCTATAGGTATCTGCACCGTTAGCGGAGTCGACTCTTACAGAAAACTGAAGGAGAAAAGGAGAACTGACATGAAGGTTGAACTTGAGGGAAAAGTAGCAATTGTTACGGGGGGCGCGAATG includes the following:
- a CDS encoding Na+/H+ antiporter NhaC family protein, translating into MSRFLQRRGLPPIPILTEQFWLANCTRKCYYAHQQRYGKSYEPTGSVPETFMNSKLKYAIGFLIFFGISLALRWRAEQVSDAETLVWYSIIPPLLAVTLAILTTRLLPSLSIAVGVGILLSWYQQGAIPIGFLTEVVWFVRAVSIGNDGIDLFNFWVVLFVCLIMATISVVVASGGIGGVVVWLSQFAKGPRSAQFITGLMGIVIFIGDYSNAMLVGPTMRPLTDHHRVSREKLAFLVDSTSAPIAGLAFVSTWIGYEVGLFEDIATTIGLERDGYSMFFDALGFRFYCILTIIFVIVNAISGRDYGAMHKAERRARETGDIAAPDAKALGHTTSFTSLPNAATQPFSAVLPLLTLFGLLLAGFWIDGEGTGFIFSLTAWRDALSKADNVKILAGAAGSAFIVSIVCARWLSKLRFSDIVPVVWSGVKGSLTPLSILLLAWGLKASCDRLMTGQFLATMLSDIVSPLWFPIFVFVCASVTSFATGTSWGTMAILIPTAIPVAFSLDNGTYGLTTIICLGAVLDGAIFGDHCSPLSDTTILSSIASSCDPLHHVRTQLPYSLTVAIIALVCGYLPAALGISSAIGIGSGTGLIILLFYGIAGFRKLQESRSL